One Pseudorhodoplanes sinuspersici DNA segment encodes these proteins:
- the pgsA gene encoding CDP-diacylglycerol--glycerol-3-phosphate 3-phosphatidyltransferase codes for MDSVSTQRIAGRAFSLPNILTYCRIAAVPLVVACMYWQAILQGGLWLRVLALVIFIAAGITDFFDGYLARSWGQQSALGRMLDPIADKLLVSACLLMLAADETIKGWSLFAAIIILCREILVSGLREYLAELQVSVPVTQLAKWKTTLQLVAIGFLLGGEAVDYSLPSAMLDWRWKIGEDPLPLTTTVGIVLLWISALLTLYTGWDYFRAGLRHIIEE; via the coding sequence ATGGACTCCGTATCCACGCAGCGCATTGCCGGGCGGGCATTTTCCCTGCCCAATATTCTGACTTATTGCCGCATCGCGGCTGTGCCGCTGGTCGTGGCCTGCATGTATTGGCAGGCCATCCTGCAGGGCGGGTTGTGGCTGCGCGTGCTGGCACTGGTGATCTTCATTGCCGCGGGTATCACCGATTTTTTCGATGGCTATCTGGCGCGCTCCTGGGGCCAGCAATCGGCGCTCGGCCGCATGCTGGACCCGATTGCCGACAAGCTTCTCGTTTCTGCCTGCCTGCTGATGCTCGCCGCGGATGAAACCATCAAGGGCTGGTCGCTGTTCGCCGCCATCATCATCCTGTGCCGGGAAATCCTGGTGTCGGGCCTGCGCGAATATCTCGCCGAATTGCAGGTCAGCGTGCCGGTGACCCAACTCGCCAAATGGAAGACGACCCTGCAGCTCGTCGCCATCGGTTTCCTGCTGGGCGGCGAAGCGGTGGATTACAGCCTCCCCTCCGCCATGCTCGACTGGCGCTGGAAGATCGGCGAAGACCCCTTACCTCTTACGACAACGGTCGGCATCGTACTGTTGTGGATTTCGGCGCTGCTGACGCTTTATACCGGCTGGGACTATTTCCGGGCCGGCCTGCGCCATATCATCGAGGAATGA
- a CDS encoding NADPH-dependent F420 reductase, which translates to MKSIGILGAGNIGQAFASALAKNGIGATIVNSRGPETLAALVRELGPGITAGAREEVASKDIVLVAINWSKLPGALAGLPDFAGRIVIDANNSIEGPLFKPAELSGRTSSEVFGGLVPGARVVKAFNHLQPHLLSGDPRAEGGRRVLFYSGDDAAAKAEVRALIDRLGFSGIDLGPLAIGARLVQFPGGPLPALNLVHFA; encoded by the coding sequence ATGAAAAGCATCGGCATTCTCGGCGCAGGCAATATCGGTCAGGCGTTCGCCAGCGCGCTTGCAAAGAACGGCATCGGCGCCACCATCGTCAACAGCCGCGGCCCGGAAACACTCGCGGCACTCGTTCGCGAACTTGGCCCAGGCATCACCGCCGGCGCGCGCGAAGAAGTGGCGTCCAAGGACATCGTTCTCGTTGCTATCAATTGGTCGAAGCTCCCGGGCGCGCTCGCGGGCCTGCCGGATTTCGCCGGCCGGATTGTCATCGACGCGAACAACTCGATTGAAGGTCCGCTGTTCAAACCTGCGGAGCTCAGCGGGCGTACCTCGAGCGAAGTGTTCGGCGGTCTTGTGCCCGGCGCACGCGTTGTGAAGGCCTTCAATCACCTTCAGCCGCATCTGCTTTCCGGCGATCCACGTGCCGAGGGCGGTCGCCGGGTGCTGTTCTACTCAGGCGATGATGCGGCGGCCAAGGCCGAGGTCCGCGCGCTCATCGATCGGCTGGGCTTCTCCGGTATCGATCTCGGCCCGCTCGCCATTGGGGCTCGCCTCGTGCAGTTTCCCGGCGGCCCCCTGCCAGCGCTCAATCTCGTCCACTTCGCCTAA
- a CDS encoding 23S rRNA (adenine(2030)-N(6))-methyltransferase RlmJ produces MNYRHAFHAGNFADVVKHAILARIILYLQKKDAAFRVIDTHAGAGRYNLQGNEAIRGGEWQDGIGRIWTHQFTPIVAQLLAPYRNAIAAFNPDGRLAIYPGSPLLVRHWLRPQDRLIACELESGAAQALARHLRNDLLAKAVTIDGWTALNAYIPPKEKRGLVLIDPPYEERDELKRLAGALAAAHRKWSTGIFLAWYPIKDLREIAAFIRTLEKSGIANLLRIELVRDGVADGKLRGTGLMVINPPWTLAEEAKILLPALAEIFWPGDKATLRVGPVPAT; encoded by the coding sequence ATGAATTATCGACACGCCTTCCATGCGGGTAATTTTGCCGATGTCGTCAAGCACGCCATCCTGGCCCGCATCATCCTGTATTTGCAGAAAAAGGATGCCGCCTTCCGCGTGATCGACACACATGCCGGAGCGGGCCGCTATAATCTGCAAGGCAATGAAGCGATCCGCGGCGGAGAATGGCAGGACGGCATCGGCCGCATTTGGACGCACCAATTCACTCCCATTGTTGCGCAATTGCTGGCGCCCTATCGCAATGCGATCGCAGCCTTCAATCCGGACGGGAGACTTGCGATCTATCCCGGCTCACCGCTTCTGGTCCGTCACTGGCTGCGGCCGCAGGATCGGCTGATCGCCTGCGAGCTTGAGAGTGGCGCGGCGCAGGCGCTCGCCCGCCATCTGCGCAACGATCTGCTCGCCAAGGCCGTGACCATCGACGGTTGGACTGCGCTCAACGCCTATATCCCGCCGAAGGAAAAGCGCGGCCTTGTCCTGATCGATCCGCCTTACGAAGAACGCGACGAACTCAAACGGTTGGCGGGCGCGCTCGCGGCGGCCCACCGCAAATGGAGCACCGGCATTTTTCTTGCCTGGTATCCGATCAAGGATTTGCGCGAGATCGCAGCTTTCATCCGGACGCTTGAGAAAAGCGGCATCGCCAACCTGTTGCGTATCGAGCTCGTTCGCGATGGCGTCGCTGACGGTAAACTGCGCGGTACAGGTTTGATGGTCATCAACCCGCCCTGGACTTTGGCAGAAGAAGCGAAAATTTTGCTGCCTGCCTTGGCCGAAATATTCTGGCCGGGCGACAAAGCCACCCTTCGCGTCGGCCCGGTTCCTGCAACTTAA
- a CDS encoding cold-shock protein gives MAQTGTVKFFNGERGYGFIKPDDGGRDVFVHITAVEQAGLKSLTEGQRINFDVEPDKKGKGPKAVNLVITG, from the coding sequence ATGGCTCAAACGGGAACCGTCAAGTTCTTTAATGGCGAGCGTGGTTATGGCTTTATCAAACCGGATGACGGTGGCCGTGATGTGTTTGTTCACATCACCGCCGTGGAACAAGCCGGGCTGAAGTCTCTGACAGAAGGACAACGGATCAACTTCGACGTCGAACCCGACAAAAAGGGCAAGGGACCGAAGGCCGTCAACCTCGTGATCACCGGCTAA
- a CDS encoding DUF1236 domain-containing protein, giving the protein MAILAMTSLAAAQDTGPIKPSPAEAGADPTMAKPEGSTIPALAGPQADNPESTVGLAPPEQPINNEKPNAAGQVVPSSQETAAHNEAIFRHDQQPILSHTFNFTAEQKQAIVNAIAQDKDPNATKAPFEISEAIVLPATVKLNPMPDSIVAEMPWMKPYRYVKFGEKIVIVDANLRYVAAIIE; this is encoded by the coding sequence ATGGCCATTCTGGCGATGACAAGTTTGGCCGCCGCTCAGGATACTGGACCCATCAAGCCGAGCCCGGCCGAGGCTGGTGCCGATCCCACGATGGCAAAGCCAGAGGGCTCCACGATCCCGGCGCTTGCTGGACCGCAAGCTGACAATCCGGAATCAACTGTTGGGCTTGCACCGCCCGAGCAGCCGATCAACAACGAGAAACCGAATGCCGCGGGTCAGGTCGTGCCGTCTTCACAGGAAACGGCGGCGCATAACGAGGCGATTTTTCGGCACGACCAACAGCCCATATTGAGCCATACATTCAATTTTACGGCCGAACAAAAACAGGCGATTGTCAATGCGATCGCGCAAGACAAAGACCCTAACGCCACCAAGGCTCCATTTGAAATTTCGGAAGCCATCGTGTTGCCGGCAACAGTCAAGCTCAATCCAATGCCGGACAGCATCGTCGCCGAAATGCCATGGATGAAGCCGTATCGTTACGTAAAGTTCGGCGAAAAGATTGTGATTGTTGATGCCAATTTGCGGTATGTCGCGGCAATTATCGAATAA
- a CDS encoding ester cyclase, whose protein sequence is MIVFGASSFQDNLERSTWPSQHTISALEQRLWAAVPYWRAEVHHQIAEGDLVHTHKTHHGTHLGSFLGIAPTRRVTRFSVMDIMQRADHRPLDRRRRRRAPGATSR, encoded by the coding sequence ATGATCGTGTTCGGAGCATCTTCGTTCCAGGACAACTTGGAGCGAAGCACATGGCCCTCACAGCACACGATTTCAGCCTTGGAACAGCGGCTATGGGCCGCCGTGCCTTACTGGCGCGCTGAGGTTCATCACCAGATTGCCGAAGGCGATCTCGTCCACACGCACAAGACCCATCACGGCACGCATCTCGGCTCTTTCCTCGGCATCGCACCGACCAGGCGCGTCACCCGCTTCTCGGTGATGGACATCATGCAACGGGCAGATCACCGACCACTGGACCGTCGCAGACGGCGCCGGGCTCCTGGCGCAACTTCGCGGTGA
- a CDS encoding 3-oxoacyl-ACP reductase family protein → MSNTSQSLAGKVALVTGGSRSIGAAIAKRLAADGAAVALTYSASPEKAEQIVAAIAAAGGRAVAIEADAGNPEAVRAAIRKTVETFGTIDILVNNAGLGLGGPIDEIPFETYERMIAVNVTGVFVATQEAVRHMKAGGRIIHIGSSMTRYAAFPQASLYTLTKGAITGFNRSLVRDLGPRGITVNTVHPGPTDTDMNPDGGPVSKIVGPGMAIGRYGQPHEIASVVAFLASPEAAFVTGADIVADGGLTA, encoded by the coding sequence ATGTCCAACACCTCCCAATCCCTCGCCGGCAAAGTCGCCCTCGTGACCGGCGGCTCGCGCTCGATCGGCGCCGCCATCGCCAAGCGTCTCGCAGCCGATGGTGCTGCTGTTGCACTCACCTACAGCGCCTCGCCGGAGAAAGCCGAGCAGATCGTTGCCGCGATCGCTGCAGCTGGCGGCCGTGCCGTCGCCATCGAAGCCGACGCCGGCAATCCGGAGGCCGTGCGCGCGGCCATACGCAAGACAGTCGAGACGTTCGGCACGATCGACATTCTCGTGAACAACGCCGGGCTTGGTCTCGGGGGACCGATCGACGAGATCCCGTTCGAGACCTACGAGCGCATGATCGCCGTCAACGTGACGGGCGTATTCGTCGCGACGCAAGAAGCTGTCCGTCATATGAAGGCCGGTGGGCGCATCATCCACATCGGCTCGTCCATGACACGCTACGCCGCCTTCCCGCAGGCCTCTCTCTATACGCTCACCAAGGGAGCGATCACCGGCTTCAACCGCAGCCTCGTGCGTGATCTCGGCCCGCGCGGCATCACCGTCAACACGGTGCACCCCGGTCCGACCGATACCGACATGAACCCGGACGGCGGCCCGGTTTCCAAGATCGTTGGCCCCGGCATGGCCATTGGCCGTTACGGCCAGCCGCATGAGATTGCGAGTGTCGTCGCCTTCCTCGCAAGCCCCGAGGCCGCGTTCGTCACCGGCGCCGACATCGTCGCCGACGGTGGCCTTACCGCCTGA
- a CDS encoding glutathione S-transferase family protein, which translates to MILRSLPPSPFGRKVKIAASLLGLSDRIQIVPADTNDASDILRRQNPLGKIPTLILDNGETLFDSRVIVEYLDHLAGGGRIIPRDTEARFAALRLQALCDGIMDASILRVYEVRYRPEAIHHQPWLDYQSEKVTRAFASLEAAPPALDPMPNVGQITLACALGYQDLRFKGVWRESYPKLVAWLDRFAAQVPAFAATKVEP; encoded by the coding sequence ATGATCCTTCGTTCGCTGCCACCTTCGCCATTCGGGCGAAAGGTCAAGATCGCCGCCAGCCTGCTCGGGTTGTCGGACCGCATCCAGATCGTCCCGGCCGACACCAACGATGCATCGGATATTCTTCGCCGGCAAAATCCGCTCGGAAAAATTCCGACGCTCATTCTGGATAACGGCGAGACGCTGTTCGACTCTCGCGTCATCGTCGAATATCTCGATCATCTCGCCGGCGGCGGCCGCATCATCCCGCGCGATACGGAGGCACGCTTCGCCGCCTTGCGTTTGCAGGCGCTGTGCGATGGCATCATGGATGCCTCGATCCTGCGCGTCTACGAAGTGCGGTACCGGCCGGAGGCGATCCATCATCAGCCGTGGCTCGATTACCAGAGCGAAAAAGTCACACGCGCCTTCGCATCGCTCGAAGCCGCACCGCCCGCACTCGATCCAATGCCGAATGTCGGTCAAATCACCCTGGCTTGCGCGCTTGGCTATCAGGACCTGCGGTTCAAAGGCGTGTGGCGCGAGTCGTATCCGAAACTGGTCGCCTGGCTCGATCGCTTTGCGGCGCAGGTGCCAGCCTTTGCGGCGACGAAGGTCGAGCCCTGA
- the nhaA gene encoding Na+/H+ antiporter NhaA yields the protein MSDGLAQLPSEPADRVARPFIRFLRIEAMAGIVLLLSALLALLISNTTWSVQFLAFWEMPAGFTLGELEFSRSLKHWINDGLMTLFFFVIALELKRELVLGELRNPRMAVLPVAAALGGMVVPAGLFLLLVGGGPGASGWGTVMSTDTAFVIGCLAILGSRVPQSLRLFLLSLAIFDDIGAILVVAIGYGGSLNWIAIGLVSLGLAVVAGIARLGIRSIPVYFAVGGGIWLALDASGIHATLAGVILGLMTPARSWVSDRRLHAIFDRVIAYPPGDHWSGDKAARRDLRQAGVAAREALSPIERLEFALHPWVAFMIMPLFALANASVPIAAASFDHTLITAIFAAFVVGKPVGVVLFSVLAVKLRVGLLPDELPWSLLAAGSLLTGIGFTMALFIAELAFDSALLDSVKLGVMGASIVSAAAGFLALIWLTSSRRQ from the coding sequence ATGAGTGACGGACTCGCGCAACTTCCTAGCGAGCCGGCAGACCGGGTTGCGAGACCGTTTATACGGTTTCTGCGCATCGAGGCGATGGCCGGCATCGTCCTGTTGCTCAGCGCGCTCCTCGCGCTTCTTATCTCCAATACGACATGGTCCGTACAATTCCTCGCCTTCTGGGAAATGCCCGCGGGATTCACCCTTGGCGAATTGGAATTCTCCCGTTCGCTGAAACATTGGATCAACGATGGGCTGATGACGCTCTTTTTTTTCGTCATCGCCCTCGAGTTGAAGCGCGAGCTGGTGCTGGGAGAGTTGCGCAATCCGCGGATGGCCGTGCTGCCCGTGGCCGCCGCTCTTGGGGGAATGGTGGTACCGGCTGGGCTGTTTCTGCTGCTGGTCGGCGGCGGGCCGGGAGCGAGCGGCTGGGGCACCGTCATGTCCACCGATACCGCCTTCGTCATCGGGTGCCTCGCTATCCTGGGGTCTCGCGTTCCGCAGAGCTTGCGGCTGTTCCTGCTCTCTCTCGCGATCTTCGACGACATCGGCGCCATTCTGGTCGTCGCGATCGGCTATGGCGGAAGCTTGAACTGGATCGCGATCGGCCTGGTTAGTCTCGGGCTTGCCGTCGTGGCCGGGATCGCGCGGCTGGGCATCCGCAGCATTCCCGTCTATTTCGCCGTCGGCGGCGGCATCTGGCTGGCGCTCGACGCATCGGGCATCCACGCGACACTTGCGGGCGTGATTCTCGGATTGATGACCCCGGCGCGAAGCTGGGTGAGCGACAGGCGTCTACATGCCATATTTGACCGGGTGATCGCCTATCCTCCCGGTGACCACTGGAGCGGCGACAAGGCGGCGCGCCGCGACCTCCGTCAGGCCGGCGTTGCTGCCCGCGAGGCCTTGTCCCCGATCGAACGCCTTGAATTCGCTCTCCATCCCTGGGTGGCGTTCATGATCATGCCGCTCTTCGCCCTCGCGAACGCGAGCGTCCCGATAGCGGCGGCGAGTTTCGACCACACTCTTATCACGGCCATCTTCGCTGCCTTCGTCGTCGGCAAGCCCGTCGGGGTCGTGCTGTTCAGCGTCCTGGCCGTGAAGCTGCGCGTAGGACTCCTTCCGGACGAGCTGCCGTGGAGCCTGTTAGCGGCCGGGAGCCTGTTGACCGGCATCGGTTTCACCATGGCGTTGTTCATTGCCGAACTGGCTTTCGACTCCGCCCTTCTGGACTCCGTCAAGCTTGGCGTCATGGGCGCTTCGATCGTCTCAGCGGCGGCCGGCTTCCTGGCTTTGATCTGGCTGACATCGTCTCGCAGGCAATAA
- a CDS encoding ribonuclease T2 family protein, translated as MVAVAYRVGIVLAFVFILIIAASAQDAQPGAAAGEVSAPERFTQFQQDRFRRESRRQEPGQFDFYVLALSWSPTFCESSRERNGGRSNQQQCGERPYSFVVHGLWPQYERGFPRECQVPAPRLNRNIVNSMLDLMPSPRLVFNEWDKHGTCSGLDGQEYFDLVRKARETVKIPEQFHDLTGYKMVAPDDVEQAFADANPGLSRDGIAVTCDRHRLREVRICMSKDLQFRDCAEINRRSCRREKVVMPPVRGG; from the coding sequence ATGGTCGCAGTTGCTTACCGCGTCGGCATTGTCCTGGCGTTCGTTTTCATCCTCATCATTGCAGCGTCCGCGCAGGACGCGCAGCCAGGGGCCGCTGCTGGTGAGGTTTCGGCACCGGAACGCTTCACCCAGTTCCAGCAGGACCGCTTCCGGCGCGAGAGCCGTCGGCAGGAGCCCGGCCAATTCGATTTCTATGTGCTCGCTCTGTCCTGGTCGCCCACCTTCTGCGAATCTTCACGCGAGCGGAATGGCGGCCGCTCAAATCAGCAGCAATGTGGTGAGCGCCCCTATTCGTTCGTCGTCCATGGGCTCTGGCCGCAATATGAACGCGGCTTTCCGCGCGAGTGCCAGGTGCCGGCGCCGCGCCTCAATCGTAACATCGTCAATTCCATGCTCGACCTGATGCCGAGCCCGCGTCTGGTGTTCAATGAATGGGATAAGCACGGCACCTGCTCCGGCCTCGATGGTCAGGAATATTTCGACCTGGTGCGCAAGGCGCGCGAGACCGTGAAAATTCCAGAGCAATTCCACGACCTCACCGGCTACAAGATGGTCGCGCCGGACGATGTCGAACAGGCCTTTGCCGATGCCAATCCAGGCCTTTCCCGCGACGGAATTGCCGTCACATGCGACCGGCATCGCCTCCGCGAAGTCCGGATCTGCATGTCCAAGGATCTGCAATTCCGTGATTGCGCGGAAATCAACCGCCGGTCGTGCCGCCGTGAAAAGGTGGTCATGCCGCCGGTGCGTGGCGGCTGA
- a CDS encoding outer membrane protein: MKKTLLGAILAILLAAAPGQANAADLQPGYQTYAPPPPAFRWTGPYLGANIGYLGGSMSNNPTEPSGVVGGLQAGWNWQNGNFVFGGEADINLSGAEDVFAPWKFSNPWFGTVRGRLGLAYNNILFYGTGGLAFGGFEAETFGMSESKTHLGWTVGAGVEFALNPAWSAKIEYLYLNYADRAYSLTGTDNGFDGNLVRFGVNYRF; this comes from the coding sequence ATGAAGAAGACGCTGCTCGGAGCCATCCTTGCTATTCTCTTGGCCGCCGCGCCCGGCCAAGCCAATGCCGCCGACCTGCAGCCCGGTTATCAGACCTATGCCCCGCCGCCGCCGGCCTTCCGGTGGACCGGCCCCTATCTCGGCGCCAACATCGGTTATCTCGGCGGCAGCATGTCCAACAATCCGACCGAGCCGTCCGGCGTCGTCGGCGGTCTGCAAGCGGGCTGGAACTGGCAGAACGGCAACTTCGTTTTCGGCGGTGAAGCCGATATCAATCTCTCTGGCGCTGAAGACGTCTTTGCGCCGTGGAAATTCTCAAATCCGTGGTTTGGCACCGTGCGCGGCCGCCTGGGCCTCGCCTACAATAACATTCTGTTCTACGGCACCGGCGGTCTCGCGTTCGGCGGCTTCGAGGCTGAGACCTTCGGCATGTCGGAAAGCAAGACGCATCTCGGCTGGACGGTCGGCGCTGGCGTCGAGTTCGCCCTGAACCCGGCCTGGTCGGCGAAGATCGAATACCTCTATCTCAATTACGCCGACCGCGCCTATTCGCTCACCGGCACCGACAATGGCTTCGATGGCAATCTCGTCCGCTTCGGTGTGAATTATCGGTTCTGA
- a CDS encoding VOC family protein produces the protein MLNDEAIIHPRLQHIGLTTANLDRLAEWYRVVLCTRLVYLSGNPIGAPESGFKVRAGWFSNDAANHRIAVVEIPGLEFDKDRSKHTRLQHIAFEYRTLDDLLGTYARLKALGIVPVLAVNEGAQTAFYYDDPDRNNVELGVSNFGDYRDNWSSIRAHAELARFRPQAARCRC, from the coding sequence ATGCTGAATGACGAAGCCATCATCCATCCCAGGCTGCAGCACATCGGTCTGACGACAGCCAATCTCGACCGTCTGGCGGAATGGTATCGTGTGGTGCTCTGCACACGGCTGGTCTATCTGTCCGGCAATCCAATCGGTGCGCCGGAGAGCGGCTTCAAGGTCCGGGCCGGCTGGTTCAGCAATGATGCCGCCAATCACCGGATCGCCGTGGTTGAAATTCCCGGCCTCGAATTCGACAAAGACCGGTCAAAGCACACGCGGCTTCAGCACATCGCCTTCGAGTATCGCACGCTCGACGACCTGCTTGGCACCTATGCCCGGCTGAAGGCGCTCGGCATCGTGCCGGTGCTGGCGGTCAATGAAGGCGCGCAGACCGCCTTCTATTACGACGATCCTGACCGCAACAATGTCGAGCTCGGCGTCAGTAATTTCGGCGATTACCGCGACAACTGGTCCTCGATCCGAGCACATGCAGAACTCGCCCGATTTCGTCCGCAAGCCGCTCGGTGTCGATGTTGA
- the uvrC gene encoding excinuclease ABC subunit UvrC — protein MNGRKTDIEPELELADEDEDQSLPLPELEGTADNSASPGAGRTVIASYLKHAPSSAGVYRMLDAAGDVLYVGKAKSIKKRLASYVRPTGHDTRIARMIAATASLEFVSTRTETEALLLEANLIKRLRPRFNVLMRDDKSFPYIVITRDHPAPQILKHRGARTHVGDYYGPFASVWAVNRTITALQRAFLIRSCSDAVFESRTRPCLLHQIKRCSGPCTGEISPEDYAELVREAREFLSGKSSAVKGMLAAEMEKSSNALDFERAAIYRDRLAALSAIQSQQGVNLRGVEDADVFAIHHAGGYNCVQVFFFRTGQNWGNRAYFPKADRGVAPDEVLNSFIAQFYDDKPVPRTILVSEELSERELLAKALSTKSGYNVEIQKPKRGEKRDVMDHALANAREALARKLAETSSQQILLKSLAETFQLPAMPRRIEVYDNSHIQGSNAVGGMIVAGPEGFVKNQYRKFNIRSEDLTPGDDYGMMREVLERRFKRLLNEHPRNGGSNNALAESLAAGSSAVPRSEDSPWPDLVMIDGGQGQLAAARETLAALGVTDVPLVAIAKGLDRDAGREMFFIPGREPFRLPPRDPLLYFVERLRDEAHRFAIGSHRARRKRDIREGGLQEIPGIGPTRKRALLHHFGTLKAIERASLTDLAKVPGINADTARRIYNYFHGRPA, from the coding sequence ATGAATGGCCGGAAAACCGATATCGAGCCTGAGCTCGAACTCGCCGATGAGGACGAGGACCAGAGCCTGCCGCTGCCTGAGCTTGAGGGCACGGCGGACAACTCTGCCTCGCCCGGCGCAGGCCGCACGGTCATTGCCTCCTATCTGAAGCACGCGCCGTCATCTGCGGGCGTCTACCGCATGCTCGATGCCGCCGGCGACGTGCTCTATGTCGGCAAGGCCAAAAGCATCAAGAAGCGCCTGGCCTCCTATGTGCGGCCGACCGGACATGACACGCGCATCGCGCGAATGATCGCCGCGACGGCGTCACTCGAATTCGTCTCGACGCGCACGGAAACCGAAGCGCTGTTGCTGGAAGCTAACCTGATCAAGCGTTTGCGGCCGCGTTTCAACGTGCTGATGCGCGACGACAAGTCGTTTCCTTATATTGTCATCACCAGGGATCATCCGGCACCGCAAATCCTCAAGCACCGCGGCGCGCGCACGCATGTGGGTGATTATTACGGACCGTTCGCGTCCGTCTGGGCAGTGAACCGCACGATCACGGCGCTGCAACGCGCATTCCTGATCCGCTCCTGTTCCGATGCGGTGTTCGAAAGCCGCACACGGCCGTGCCTGTTGCATCAGATCAAGCGCTGTTCCGGCCCCTGCACCGGCGAGATCTCGCCGGAGGATTACGCTGAGCTCGTTCGCGAGGCGCGCGAATTCCTCTCCGGCAAGAGTTCGGCGGTGAAGGGAATGCTTGCGGCGGAAATGGAAAAATCGTCGAATGCGCTCGATTTCGAGCGCGCCGCGATCTATCGCGACCGCCTTGCGGCCTTGTCGGCGATTCAGTCGCAGCAGGGCGTCAATCTGCGCGGTGTCGAGGATGCCGACGTGTTCGCCATCCATCATGCCGGCGGGTACAATTGCGTGCAGGTCTTCTTCTTCCGCACGGGACAAAACTGGGGCAACCGCGCTTACTTCCCGAAAGCCGATCGCGGCGTCGCACCGGACGAAGTGCTCAACTCGTTCATCGCGCAATTCTACGATGACAAACCGGTGCCGCGGACCATCCTTGTCTCGGAGGAATTGTCCGAACGCGAATTGCTGGCGAAAGCGCTGTCGACCAAGAGCGGTTACAACGTCGAGATCCAGAAACCGAAGCGCGGCGAGAAACGCGATGTGATGGATCACGCGCTCGCCAATGCGCGGGAGGCGCTGGCGCGCAAGCTTGCCGAAACATCGTCGCAGCAGATTTTGCTGAAATCGCTGGCCGAAACATTCCAGCTTCCGGCCATGCCTCGCCGCATCGAGGTCTACGACAACAGCCACATCCAGGGCTCGAACGCCGTCGGCGGCATGATCGTCGCCGGGCCCGAAGGCTTTGTGAAAAACCAATACCGCAAGTTCAACATCCGTTCGGAGGATCTGACGCCCGGCGATGACTACGGCATGATGCGTGAGGTGCTGGAGCGGCGATTCAAACGTCTGCTCAACGAGCATCCGCGTAATGGCGGAAGCAACAATGCTCTGGCCGAATCGCTGGCTGCAGGATCGAGCGCAGTGCCGCGCAGCGAAGATTCCCCCTGGCCTGACCTCGTCATGATCGACGGCGGTCAAGGCCAGCTTGCCGCAGCACGCGAAACACTGGCCGCGCTCGGTGTCACCGATGTGCCACTGGTCGCGATTGCCAAGGGCCTCGACCGCGATGCCGGACGCGAGATGTTCTTCATTCCGGGGCGCGAGCCGTTCCGGCTACCACCGCGAGATCCCCTGCTCTATTTCGTCGAGCGGCTGCGCGATGAGGCCCACCGTTTCGCTATTGGCTCGCATCGCGCAAGACGCAAGCGCGATATTCGCGAGGGTGGGTTGCAGGAAATTCCGGGCATCGGCCCAACGCGCAAACGCGCGCTGCTTCATCATTTCGGTACGCTGAAAGCGATCGAACGTGCCTCGCTGACCGACCTTGCCAAGGTTCCAGGTATCAATGCCGATACCGCCCGCAGAATTTACAACTATTTCCACGGACGGCCGGCATAA
- a CDS encoding DUF1236 domain-containing protein translates to MKTDLRRMLIGRACMVGTAAILLLHPMAALAQDNAKDLPRLELTDAQKQAILISVTNQNFKNEAPPNFQPVVGAVVPENVVLEDMPKTIIELAPKVEAFRLARVINQVVIVDPRTRRVVDVIAKRP, encoded by the coding sequence ATGAAGACCGATCTGCGCCGCATGTTGATAGGGCGCGCCTGCATGGTGGGAACTGCGGCCATTCTGCTGCTTCATCCTATGGCTGCGCTGGCACAGGATAACGCGAAAGACCTTCCACGGCTTGAACTGACGGACGCGCAGAAACAGGCAATCTTGATCAGCGTGACCAACCAGAATTTCAAAAACGAGGCGCCGCCAAATTTTCAACCGGTGGTCGGCGCGGTGGTGCCGGAAAATGTCGTCCTGGAAGACATGCCGAAAACGATTATCGAGCTGGCGCCCAAGGTCGAAGCCTTCCGCCTGGCACGGGTGATCAATCAGGTCGTTATTGTCGATCCGCGGACACGCAGGGTTGTCGACGTCATTGCCAAAAGACCGTGA